The sequence below is a genomic window from Caloramator mitchellensis.
TGATTGATTTTAACATCAATTCATGGGGCTCATTTAATAGATTATTTCTATGATTAAAAAATAACTTAAAGTAATATTAATCAAATATCTTTAATAAAAAACATTTACTTTATTGATAAAATGTGTTTGACCTTAGCTATGAGTATGTCGATTGCTACCTTGTTGTAACCGCCTTCAGGAATTATTATATCTGCGTATCTTTTTGTTGGTTCGACAAATTGAAGGTGCATCGGTCTTACAACCCCCATATATTGTTCAATTACCGAATCTATTGTTCTTCCTCTTTCTTTAATATCTCTTCTTATCCTTCTTATTATTCTTACATCGGCGTCGGTGTCAACGAATATTTTAATGTCTAACAAATTTCTAATTTCTGGTTCAGCTAAGATTAATATTCCTTCGAGTATTATAATATCTTTAGGCTCAACCTTGACTGTTTCCTTTTTTCTATTATGAACTTCAAAGTCGTAAATAGGCTTGTCTATAGGGTTACCATTAAGGAGCGTTTTTAAATGCTCAATCAACAATTCGGTATCAAATGCATCTGGATGGTCGTAGTTGGTTTTAACTCTATCCTCTAAAGATAAATGGCTCTGGTCCTTATAATATGAATCCTGTTCAATTACAACAATATTTTCACCAGGAAGGCTTTGGAATATTTCCTTTGCTACTGTGCTTTTTCCTGAGCCTGTTCCTCCTGCAATTCCAATTAACAGCGGTTTACTCATCACTATCCCCTTTCTCCTTAACAAGCATATCGTAAGGCTTTAGTTTAGCATCTGTTTTTAATTTATAAATCATCTGTGGATGAGGTGTCGATTCAATAGCATCTCCATCTAAATTCCACATTTCATCTAAAACTATATTATAATTATCGTCCTTAGGAGTTAAAACCTCTACGGTATCACCCTTGAATACTTTATTTCTTTGCTCAATAGTTGCTATTTTATTTTCTTCATCGTAGTCCAAAACAAGTCCTACTATATCATGTGTTCTTATATAAGATGAACTTTCGTATACCTGTTTTTTAGGCTTTCCAAAATAAAATCCAGTTGAAAATTCTCTATGGCTGGCTTTTGAAAGCTCCTCAAGCCATTTGGGATTGAATTTATAATCTTCCTTATCCTTTAAATAGCTATCTATTGCCTGTCTATAAGCTTTAACGACTGTTGCAACATAATATGAACTCTTCATTCTTCCTTCAATTTTAAAACTTGTAATTCCACTTTCAACAAGTTCAGGAATATATTCAATCATACATAAATCATTTGAGTTCATTATATAGGTGCCTCTTTCGTCCTCGAAAACCTGGTAATATTCTCCTGGCCTTTTTTCTTCAACAAGATAATATTTATATCTGCAAGGATGTGCGCATGCACCTCTGTTGGCGTCCCTATGGGTCATATAGTTTGACAATAGACACCTTCCAGAATATGCCATGCACATAGCACCATGAACAAATGCCTCAATTTCCAAATCCTTTGGAGCTTTTTCTCTTATCTCCTTTATCTCTTTAAGCGATAACTCCCTTGCCAGGACAACTCTTTTTGCTCCAAGATTATGCCAAAATTCACAGGTCTTATAATTTGTATTATTCGCCTGAGTGCTTATATGAACTTCCAAGTTTGGAGCGACATCCTTTACTATTGAAAAAACGCCAAGGTCAGAGACAATAATGGCATCCACTCCAATTTCATCAAGTGTTTTAATATATTCAGGCAATCCTTTTAAATCATCGTTGTGCGGGAATATATTTACAGTAACATATACCTTTACTCCTCTGTCATGAGCAAATTTTAGAGCTTCTTTCATCGTTTCTGTATCAAAATTATCTGCCATAGCTCTTAAGCTATATGCTTCTCCTCCTATATAAACTGCATCGGCACCGTAAATTATTGCGGTTTTTAATTTCTCAAGATTGCCGGCAGGAGCCAATAATTCTATCTTCATTTTTTCACCTCCGCTACTTTAAGGCTAATTGCAAGCCCATCGCCAATCGGTAGAACAACAGTTTCAAGTTCCGGCATGTTTGAAATGGTTGTAAGATATTTTCTCAGCCTCTTCACAATAGTTATTTTTCTTCTTTTTACTAAATCGTTAGTTGCTATCATCCCTCTAAAAAGAACATTGTCTGAAATTAAAAGGCCTCCCTGCTTTAACAGCCTTAAGCATTCAGGAAGAAAATGTATATAATGCCCTTTAGCTGCATCCAAAAAAATCATGTCATATTTCCCTTCAAGTTTTTTTAACTCTTCAAGTGCATCTCCCTTAATTACGTTAATTTTATCAGTTAGATTAGCATTCCTTATATTTTCAATAGCCTTGTTATACATTTCATCATCTCTTTCGATAGTTATAATTCTGCTTGCACCAGCATTAGCCATCACTATTGAGGAATATCCTATGGCAGCTCCAACCTCAAGTATATTATTTATGTCGTGTGATTTAATTAATATACTCATAAGCTTTACAACTTCCTTATGAACAATTGGAACATCATTTGCAGCAGCATATTCTTCCAACTCTTTTATTAATCCAGTATTCCCAGGTATTAGCTCTCTTATATATTCTTCTATATAATCATGAACTATATTGCTCATATTAACCTCCAAATAAAAAAGGTTCATATTTATTTTAACACAAAACTCCAATAAATATTTTGTTGAAATTTGTTGATTTCACTCTTTGCTATTATATCACTTTGTATATTTTAACTCAAGAAAATGAATATAAAAAAGATGATATTTTATAAATAGATAAAAAATGTTAGAATTATTATTGAGGTGAAATAAATGAAAATGCAGAACTTTTTAGACTATTGTCTTTCAAAACCTTTTTCAAAGTTGGATTATCCTTTTGGACCAGATATTGCGGTAATAAAAGTTGGTTCAAGGATGTTTGCGATTATTCAAGTAAGGGAAAACAATTTAAATATATCGTTGAAATGTGAGCCAATACTGGCAGAATTTTTAAGATATCAATATAAATCAGTAATTCCAGGTTATCATTTAAACAAAAAGCATTGGAACACAGTTATCATTGATGGGAGCGTCCCAATAGAAGAAATTAATAAATTAATTGACCATTCTTACGAGTTAGTATTCTCTAAACTTACAAAAGAGAGCCTCTAATATAGGCTCTCTTTTATTTCAGTTGCCATAATATCATCTCCTGATGGCAAATTAGTTTTAATTATTTCTTTATTCTTTCAAAAGCTGCTAATACAATTAAGCCTAAAATTCCTGCAGTTACAAATTCTCCAAAGCCTATAGTTCCTACTGTAATCCAGTATGGACTTAAACCCTTTATTTTGACTTCTTCACCTATAAATTGCTGAACCCATATAGCTACAATAAATGCATTAAGAAATATTGGTGGTAAAACTGCAAGATATTTATTTGGCATCTTGCTTGTAAGGTATGCTGCTGCAAGTGTTGTCAAGCTGCCAAATACAATATCTACCCAGCCAAGACCTCCGAAATAGTTAGCGAATATGCAACCTATAAAAAGTCCTGGAACAGCAGCTGGCTCAATAAATGGTAATACCGTCAATGCTTCTGAAATTCTAAATTGAACTGGTCCGTAAGATATCGGCATTAAAAATATAGTAAGAACTGCATAAATTGCTGCTATAAGACCTGCCTTTGCAATATATTGAGTTTTTCTTTCCATAAACCCACCATCCTAGATACCTGGATTAATGTCTATTCCGATTGTATCGGTAATAATTTTAAACATATCCTGCCACAGAGTTAAAAATCTCATCTCAGCTTCCAAAAATTCATGAATTTCAGGGTTTAAACTAATTACGTTTGAAATGTTGCTGTATGCCTCCATTTGTTCCTTCGATGGTTCCTTCCCCTGAAGCTGCAACGAATAAATTTCAAACTGCATCTTTCTCAAATCTTCAACCATTTTTTTATGTGTTGAATTTGAGTTTAGTTTATCGAGTGCTCTTTTATAGTTCATAACCTCAGGAGTATTCTTTAATTCCCTTGCAAATTCATGAACTTTGTCATAAATATACATAGAAACACCCCCATATAAATTATATTTCCATAATAATTGGCAGAATCATAGGCTTTCTCTTAGTTTTTTCATACAGAAAATCTCTTAGAATATCTTTAATAGTTGATTTGAGTGCAGACCATTCGGTAATTTGGTTGCTAAGCATCTGGTCAATTGATTTTTTAACGAGCTGCTTTGCCTGCTCTATTAAATCTTCTGATTCTCTGACATAAACAAATCCTCTTGATATAATATCAGGTCCCGCAATCACCTTTCCGCTTGAACGGTCAATGGTTACTACAACAGTTAAAATGCCATCCTGAGATAAATGCTTTCTATCCCTCAATACAATGCTTCCAACGTCTCCTACTCCAAGTCCATCAACAAGGACCTGACCTGCAGGGACATATCCATTTAGCTTTGCTCCATCCCTTGTAATTTCAAGAGTCTGACCTATATCAGCTATAAATATATTTGACATATCCATTCCAAGCTTATTTGCTAAAAATGAATGCTGCTTTAAGTGCCTATATTCACCGTGAACAGGCATAAAATATTTTGGTTTAGTCAATGTATGAATAAGCTTCAACTCCTCCTGACAGGCATGTCCGGACACATGCACATCTGCGAGAGATTGATAATATACGTTAGCACCCTTTTTGAAAAGTTGATTTATAACCCTTGAAATAAGCTTTTCGTTTCCAGGGATCGGTGTTGCAGAAATTATTACCAAATCTCCTTCTTTAATTTCAACTTTTTTGTGCTCAGAAGTCGACATCCTCGCTAGGGCAGACATAGGCTCTCCCTGGCTACCAGTTGTTATTATAACGATTTGTTTGTCATTGTATTTGTTTATATCGTCTATACTTATCATCAATCCTTCAGGAACATCAAGATAACCTAGGGCGTATGCAACCTCAACTATATTTTCAACACTACGTCCTGAAACAGCAACTTTTCTGTTAAACTTATAGGCAGAATTTATAATCTGCTGCAATCTGTGAACATTTGAAGCAAATGTAGCAACTATTATTCTTCCGCTTGCTTCAGAAAAAATATTGTCAAAAGTCTCTCCAACAATCCTTTCCGACATAGTATAACCTTGTCTTTCTACATTTGTGCTGTCTGCAAGCAATAACAGAACTCCTTGGCGTCCAAGCTCTGCAAGCCTTGCAAGGTCCATCTGCGCACCATCTATTGGAGTATAATCGATTTTAAAATCCCCTGTGTGAACGATTGTTCCAAGTCCAGTATGTATAGCAAGAGAGCAGGAATCAGCAATGCTATGGCAGTTTCTTATAAATTCTACTTTAATATGATCTAATTTTATAACCTCACCTGCATTAACAACCCTTAAATCCGTAGTTGTCAATAATCCGTGATCCTTTAATCTTGTTTCCACAATTCCGAGCGTTAGTCTTGTTCCATAAACAGGAACATTTAATTGTTTAAGAACATATGGAAGTGCTCCAATATGATCTTCATGTCCATGGGTTAAAAATATACCTTTTACCTTATCTTTATTTTTTATGAGGTATGTAACATCTGGAATAACTATATCAATGCCAAACATTTCCTCCTCAGGGAACATAAGTCCGCAATCTATTACAATGATTTCGTTTTTATATTCAATCATTGTCATGTTCTTTCCAATTTCATTTACACCACCCAATGGAACAATTCTTATTTTATCCTTCTTAGTCAAAAAAATTCCCTCCTTCATTTTAAGCTACGTTCAATCCTTATTATGTATTTTACCACAAAATTCATGAATATATAATTTTTAGCCCAAATTTTATTAAAAAATAAAGCATGTAGAATTGCAATTGCAATTCACATGCAAAATTTTACTTACATTTCTTGCATATTCCGTAGAACTTTACGTCGTGATTTGTAATTTTAAAGTTATATAAACCTGTTATTTTTTCCTCAAGGGAATCCAAAAGGTCATCTTCTACTTCCTGAATATCACCACATTTTACGCAAATAAGATGATGGTGCTGATGGTCTTCAGTGCTATGAACAAGTTCATATCTGCTTACTCCGTCATCAAAGTTCATTTTATATAATATGCCCATCTTTTCAAGCAATTGAACTGTTCTATATACCGTTGCAAGACCAATTTCAGGGCATTCCATCTTTACAAGGTCGTAAATTTCCTCTGGCGATAGGTGTCTGCCTTCGCTGTCAATTATAGCGTTTAAAATGGCTCTTCTTTGTGGAGTTAGCTTATATCCTCTCTCCTTCAAATCTTGTTTTAATTTTTCTGTCTCCTCTTTTGACATCATCACAGAATCCACACCTCAATTAATTTAAATTCATTAGTTAAATTTTACATATAATATTTATCATTGTCAAGTGGCTTTCAATTGAAAATCACTTTTCATTGCTCTTTAACTTAGAACATTTGAGACAATTTCCACTGCAATTAAAACAAGATAAGATAGTTGTTTTACATCTTGGGCAAACAGTTGTATCCTTTGCCAAGTATCCACATGTAGGACATTTTATTTCCATAATATCACCTTCATATCAAAATAAAAGCTAATATTCCGCCTACTAAAAACGCTGCAATAAAGCTTCCAAGCCAAATTGTCAATGCTTCTTTTTTACTTCTTTCTTTAAACATCACAATTATTGATGCAATGCAAGGAACGAAGAGGGTTATAGTAACAAGCGAAACCACAGTTTGTTCGGGAGTTAGAGTAAGATCAGTTAAACCTGCAGCTCCAAAGTCTCTTCTTATTATTCCCATAATAAATGCATTTGCTGCTTCCTTTGGTAATTTTAAAAAGTTTACTGTAAATGGAGCAAAGAAGTTTTGTATCACAACAAGAAGATTAGTTTCGCTTAAGAATGTTATAATAACGGCGCCTAAAGCAAATAATGGTGTTGCTTCCTTTAAAAACATCCATGTTTTTGTCCATGTCTTTTTTACGACATTTGATATCCTAGGCATTCTTATTGGAGGCAAATCTATAAATAAATGAGAAGATTCACCAGGAAGCACTTTATTTAATATAGTTCCTGTCAGTGCAAAAACAAAGAAAATAGTCACTAAATATATGAGTAGATACTTTGCGCCAAGTGGAGCAATCATACCAGCTATCACACCCAATTGTGCAGAACATGGAATGGTTAATCCCAAAAGTGCCGTTGCAATAATCTTTTCGCGTCTTGTTCCAAGAAGTCTTGTTGTTATTGTTGCCATGGTTATGCATCCAAATCCAAGTATTATAGGTATTATAGCTCTTCCGTTTAATCCAAAGAAGGATAGAACCTTGTCTGATAATGACGCTATTCTTGGTAGATATCCTGAGTCCTCCAAAAGTGACATAAAGAAATAAAACCCTATAACAAGCGGCATTAAAAGTCCTAAAACATAGGTCGGAGTTAATGTTAAAATTCCAAATTCACCTGCAAAAGCTCTGTATAATACAGTATTATCTCCAAATAGATTAGCAAAAATTCCTTTAACAAAAGGTTCATAATATCCCTGCATAATCGTTTCTTCTGTTATACCTACTATTGTCCCCGCTACAAAAACGCCTATAACCTTAAACATAATATATAATACAACAGCAAGAATTGGAATCCCCGTTATTGGATTTAACATATAGTATCCCAATTTTTGTCTGATAGAATTCTTCTCATTATCATTAATTATAACTTTAGATATAATTTCATCAACAGCTTGTCTTCTTAATCTGTATATTTCTTCTCGTAAATTCATTCTACTAAATCCATATGCGTTTAAGAATTCATCATCATCTTCAAGGATCAACAAAGCTTCGCTTTGGTGTTCTACTTTTTCCACTATGTCCTTGAGATACTTCATAATATGCGGGTTTGCATTCCCAACTCGTGCATTATATAGATTTTTCTTTACCTCATCAATTCCTTTGCCTTTTATAGCTATTGTTGGTATTACAGGAACGCCAAGCAAATTGCTTAATTTTTCAACATCTATTTTGATTCCGTTTCTCTCAACATCATCCATCATATTAAGAGCTACAATAACGGGCTTGCCCATATCTATAAGTTGCAATGTTAAGAACAAATCTCTTTCAAGGTGCAAAGCATCAACTATATTAAGTATTATATCGCCATAAATTATAACATCCTTTGCTACCTTCTCTTCATCATTAAAGGATGAAACTCCATATACGCCTGGAGTATCCATTACAACATCATCGCCAAATTTACCATGCGAAACATCCACAGTAGTTCCTGGGAAGTTTGAAACATCCACATATACGCCTGTTAGTGCATTAAAAAACACAGACTTCCCTACGTTTGGATTGCCTGCTAAAACAATTTTTTTAGCTCCCTTTGGAATATCA
It includes:
- the feoB gene encoding ferrous iron transport protein B; this translates as MNCCEGLKIDIPKGAKKIVLAGNPNVGKSVFFNALTGVYVDVSNFPGTTVDVSHGKFGDDVVMDTPGVYGVSSFNDEEKVAKDVIIYGDIILNIVDALHLERDLFLTLQLIDMGKPVIVALNMMDDVERNGIKIDVEKLSNLLGVPVIPTIAIKGKGIDEVKKNLYNARVGNANPHIMKYLKDIVEKVEHQSEALLILEDDDEFLNAYGFSRMNLREEIYRLRRQAVDEIISKVIINDNEKNSIRQKLGYYMLNPITGIPILAVVLYIMFKVIGVFVAGTIVGITEETIMQGYYEPFVKGIFANLFGDNTVLYRAFAGEFGILTLTPTYVLGLLMPLVIGFYFFMSLLEDSGYLPRIASLSDKVLSFFGLNGRAIIPIILGFGCITMATITTRLLGTRREKIIATALLGLTIPCSAQLGVIAGMIAPLGAKYLLIYLVTIFFVFALTGTILNKVLPGESSHLFIDLPPIRMPRISNVVKKTWTKTWMFLKEATPLFALGAVIITFLSETNLLVVIQNFFAPFTVNFLKLPKEAANAFIMGIIRRDFGAAGLTDLTLTPEQTVVSLVTITLFVPCIASIIVMFKERSKKEALTIWLGSFIAAFLVGGILAFILI
- a CDS encoding ribonuclease J; the protein is MKEGIFLTKKDKIRIVPLGGVNEIGKNMTMIEYKNEIIVIDCGLMFPEEEMFGIDIVIPDVTYLIKNKDKVKGIFLTHGHEDHIGALPYVLKQLNVPVYGTRLTLGIVETRLKDHGLLTTTDLRVVNAGEVIKLDHIKVEFIRNCHSIADSCSLAIHTGLGTIVHTGDFKIDYTPIDGAQMDLARLAELGRQGVLLLLADSTNVERQGYTMSERIVGETFDNIFSEASGRIIVATFASNVHRLQQIINSAYKFNRKVAVSGRSVENIVEVAYALGYLDVPEGLMISIDDINKYNDKQIVIITTGSQGEPMSALARMSTSEHKKVEIKEGDLVIISATPIPGNEKLISRVINQLFKKGANVYYQSLADVHVSGHACQEELKLIHTLTKPKYFMPVHGEYRHLKQHSFLANKLGMDMSNIFIADIGQTLEITRDGAKLNGYVPAGQVLVDGLGVGDVGSIVLRDRKHLSQDGILTVVVTIDRSSGKVIAGPDIISRGFVYVRESEDLIEQAKQLVKKSIDQMLSNQITEWSALKSTIKDILRDFLYEKTKRKPMILPIIMEI
- the udk gene encoding uridine kinase, with product MSKPLLIGIAGGTGSGKSTVAKEIFQSLPGENIVVIEQDSYYKDQSHLSLEDRVKTNYDHPDAFDTELLIEHLKTLLNGNPIDKPIYDFEVHNRKKETVKVEPKDIIILEGILILAEPEIRNLLDIKIFVDTDADVRIIRRIRRDIKERGRTIDSVIEQYMGVVRPMHLQFVEPTKRYADIIIPEGGYNKVAIDILIAKVKHILSIK
- a CDS encoding QueT transporter family protein, which codes for MERKTQYIAKAGLIAAIYAVLTIFLMPISYGPVQFRISEALTVLPFIEPAAVPGLFIGCIFANYFGGLGWVDIVFGSLTTLAAAYLTSKMPNKYLAVLPPIFLNAFIVAIWVQQFIGEEVKIKGLSPYWITVGTIGFGEFVTAGILGLIVLAAFERIKK
- a CDS encoding peptidase U32 family protein, translating into MKIELLAPAGNLEKLKTAIIYGADAVYIGGEAYSLRAMADNFDTETMKEALKFAHDRGVKVYVTVNIFPHNDDLKGLPEYIKTLDEIGVDAIIVSDLGVFSIVKDVAPNLEVHISTQANNTNYKTCEFWHNLGAKRVVLARELSLKEIKEIREKAPKDLEIEAFVHGAMCMAYSGRCLLSNYMTHRDANRGACAHPCRYKYYLVEEKRPGEYYQVFEDERGTYIMNSNDLCMIEYIPELVESGITSFKIEGRMKSSYYVATVVKAYRQAIDSYLKDKEDYKFNPKWLEELSKASHREFSTGFYFGKPKKQVYESSSYIRTHDIVGLVLDYDEENKIATIEQRNKVFKGDTVEVLTPKDDNYNIVLDEMWNLDGDAIESTPHPQMIYKLKTDAKLKPYDMLVKEKGDSDE
- a CDS encoding O-methyltransferase, producing the protein MSNIVHDYIEEYIRELIPGNTGLIKELEEYAAANDVPIVHKEVVKLMSILIKSHDINNILEVGAAIGYSSIVMANAGASRIITIERDDEMYNKAIENIRNANLTDKINVIKGDALEELKKLEGKYDMIFLDAAKGHYIHFLPECLRLLKQGGLLISDNVLFRGMIATNDLVKRRKITIVKRLRKYLTTISNMPELETVVLPIGDGLAISLKVAEVKK
- a CDS encoding Fur family transcriptional regulator; translation: MMSKEETEKLKQDLKERGYKLTPQRRAILNAIIDSEGRHLSPEEIYDLVKMECPEIGLATVYRTVQLLEKMGILYKMNFDDGVSRYELVHSTEDHQHHHLICVKCGDIQEVEDDLLDSLEEKITGLYNFKITNHDVKFYGICKKCK
- a CDS encoding YlbF family regulator — its product is MYIYDKVHEFARELKNTPEVMNYKRALDKLNSNSTHKKMVEDLRKMQFEIYSLQLQGKEPSKEQMEAYSNISNVISLNPEIHEFLEAEMRFLTLWQDMFKIITDTIGIDINPGI
- a CDS encoding MmcQ/YjbR family DNA-binding protein — translated: MKMQNFLDYCLSKPFSKLDYPFGPDIAVIKVGSRMFAIIQVRENNLNISLKCEPILAEFLRYQYKSVIPGYHLNKKHWNTVIIDGSVPIEEINKLIDHSYELVFSKLTKESL